A window from Variovorax sp. PBL-E5 encodes these proteins:
- a CDS encoding SDR family NAD(P)-dependent oxidoreductase: MKAEVAIVTGGADGIGWATARRLVEGFRHVVIADIRPDAAEQRAAELGAAHAGIGCDVAVEADVVALMKQVHKRYGRVDALVNNAGIGDQPVMTLEQSVEAFDRILAVHVRGTFLASREAARIFVRQQSGAIVNISSIVGHGGFPGRNAYGAAKAGISSMTESMACEWARDGIRVNAIAPGYVQTDLMMALVAKGALNLNDIEARTPVGRTVRPQDIADAIAFLLSERASSITGVTLPVDCGWLALGAPPAKLGTVADMRA; this comes from the coding sequence ATGAAAGCTGAAGTGGCAATCGTGACCGGTGGCGCCGACGGGATCGGCTGGGCGACAGCGCGCCGGCTGGTTGAGGGTTTTCGGCACGTCGTCATCGCGGACATCAGGCCTGATGCGGCCGAACAGCGCGCGGCAGAGCTCGGCGCAGCACACGCGGGTATCGGGTGCGATGTCGCCGTCGAGGCCGATGTCGTCGCGTTGATGAAACAGGTGCACAAACGCTACGGCCGGGTGGACGCGCTCGTCAACAACGCGGGCATCGGCGACCAGCCCGTGATGACGCTGGAGCAAAGCGTGGAGGCGTTCGACCGCATTCTTGCCGTGCATGTGCGGGGTACATTTTTGGCCAGCCGCGAGGCCGCGCGCATCTTCGTACGGCAGCAGTCCGGCGCCATCGTCAACATTAGCTCCATCGTGGGACACGGCGGCTTTCCGGGGCGCAACGCGTATGGCGCGGCAAAGGCCGGTATATCTTCAATGACGGAAAGCATGGCGTGCGAGTGGGCGCGCGACGGCATCCGCGTCAACGCCATTGCCCCCGGCTACGTGCAAACAGACCTCATGATGGCGCTGGTTGCCAAAGGCGCCCTCAACCTCAACGACATCGAAGCGCGCACTCCCGTAGGCCGAACGGTGCGGCCACAGGATATTGCCGACGCAATAGCCTTTTTGCTTTCAGAGCGAGCGTCCTCTATCACCGGCGTGACGCTGCCGGTGGACTGTGGCTGGCTTGCTCTTGGAGCGCCGCCCGCCAAACTGGGGACGGTTGCGGACATGCGCGCATGA
- a CDS encoding MaoC/PaaZ C-terminal domain-containing protein, with protein MTKEFYVQPGDSASFSKTVGEYDVYGFAGITGDFAPNHVNQQYMQKSKFGKLQAHGALLVGYMSTVSSLAIAHMREGADETPVALGFDRVRFLAPIFFGDTVHLKYEFTDVDTERRRSTAHIDVTNQHGTLVAVAVHILKWVRNES; from the coding sequence ATGACAAAAGAGTTTTACGTTCAACCAGGCGACAGCGCTTCGTTCAGCAAGACCGTCGGCGAATATGACGTGTACGGCTTTGCCGGCATCACGGGGGACTTTGCGCCCAATCATGTGAACCAGCAGTACATGCAGAAGTCGAAGTTCGGCAAGTTGCAGGCGCACGGCGCTTTGCTGGTCGGCTACATGTCCACGGTGTCCAGCCTGGCCATTGCGCACATGCGCGAGGGCGCGGACGAAACGCCGGTTGCACTGGGCTTTGACCGTGTGCGGTTCCTCGCGCCTATTTTTTTTGGTGACACGGTTCACCTCAAATACGAGTTCACAGACGTGGACACCGAGCGGCGCAGATCGACAGCGCACATCGACGTGACCAACCAGCATGGCACGCTGGTCGCGGTCGCGGTCCACATCCTGAAGTGGGTACGCAATGAAAGCTGA
- a CDS encoding acyl CoA:acetate/3-ketoacid CoA transferase, with the protein MDRLATTQCQVMTARQAGDLIGDNNTVAITGAGGGMLEPDTVFAGIESRFLEGNGPHDLTLVWALGLGDKKQKGVNRFAHEGLVRKVIAGHWAASPRMQALVRQEKIQAYSFPSGVISQLMREIGAGRPGLYSTVGLGTFVDPREQGGRMNRSAKEDLVELVSIDGAEHLRYKPMHVDVAIIRGTMADPDGNISLAHEIANLDVFALALAAHNCGGKVIVQVKQLVGTGELPPRSVQIPGVLVDAVVVDEAQMQNYHTFYDPSISGERRVLVESEPQPFSLRKIIARRAAEELRPGAAVNFGLGMPDGVAKLITERNEQHLYKQTVEHGIHGGNVLDGAVFGTTINATAMIDSTSQFDFYSGGGLDIAFLGMGEMDAQGNVNVSMLGGEVVGPGGFIDISQNAKKVVFCGTFGARGSEVDVVDGVLSVRAHGQVNKLVYKVSQITFSGQRALARGQQVLYVTERAVFRLIKEGVELIEVAPGIDVQADVLEQMQFTPRVGSPSLINPGYFHP; encoded by the coding sequence ATGGACAGGCTCGCTACAACCCAATGCCAAGTGATGACAGCCCGGCAGGCTGGGGATTTGATAGGGGACAACAACACTGTTGCCATCACTGGCGCAGGCGGTGGAATGCTGGAACCCGACACAGTGTTTGCCGGCATCGAGTCGCGCTTCCTGGAGGGCAATGGTCCGCACGATCTGACTCTTGTATGGGCGCTTGGTCTTGGCGATAAAAAGCAAAAGGGCGTCAACCGGTTTGCGCATGAAGGACTGGTGCGAAAGGTGATTGCAGGACACTGGGCGGCCTCTCCGCGGATGCAGGCATTGGTGCGCCAGGAAAAGATCCAAGCATATTCGTTTCCCTCGGGCGTCATCTCGCAGCTCATGCGCGAAATCGGCGCTGGGCGCCCCGGCCTTTACTCCACTGTGGGGCTCGGGACCTTCGTGGACCCACGCGAGCAGGGTGGCCGGATGAACCGATCCGCCAAAGAGGACCTGGTGGAGCTGGTGAGCATCGACGGGGCCGAACACCTTCGCTACAAGCCCATGCATGTGGACGTGGCAATCATCCGGGGGACCATGGCCGACCCGGACGGCAACATCAGCCTGGCCCATGAAATCGCCAACCTGGATGTATTTGCTCTGGCACTGGCAGCGCACAACTGCGGCGGCAAGGTCATCGTGCAGGTCAAGCAGCTGGTCGGCACCGGGGAACTCCCACCAAGAAGCGTGCAGATTCCGGGCGTTCTCGTCGATGCGGTGGTGGTTGACGAAGCGCAAATGCAGAACTATCACACGTTCTACGACCCTTCGATATCGGGCGAGCGGCGCGTGCTCGTGGAGAGCGAGCCCCAGCCCTTCAGCCTGCGCAAGATCATCGCTCGCCGCGCCGCTGAGGAACTGCGCCCCGGCGCCGCTGTCAACTTCGGGCTGGGCATGCCCGATGGCGTGGCCAAACTCATCACTGAGCGCAACGAGCAGCATCTCTACAAGCAGACGGTGGAACACGGAATTCACGGAGGCAACGTGCTTGATGGGGCCGTGTTCGGAACGACCATCAATGCGACGGCAATGATCGATTCGACCTCGCAGTTCGACTTTTACAGCGGGGGCGGTCTGGACATCGCCTTTCTCGGCATGGGCGAGATGGACGCGCAAGGCAACGTCAACGTCTCCATGCTGGGCGGTGAAGTCGTTGGCCCGGGCGGCTTCATCGACATCAGCCAGAACGCGAAGAAGGTCGTGTTTTGCGGAACGTTCGGCGCCAGGGGCAGCGAGGTCGATGTGGTCGATGGCGTGTTGAGCGTGCGCGCGCACGGCCAGGTCAATAAGCTGGTTTACAAGGTCAGCCAGATCACATTCAGCGGACAACGCGCTCTCGCGCGCGGCCAGCAGGTGCTCTACGTGACCGAGCGGGCAGTGTTTCGACTCATTAAAGAGGGCGTCGAGCTGATCGAAGTTGCGCCAGGCATCGATGTCCAGGCGGACGTCCTGGAGCAAATGCAATTCACGCCGCGGGTTGGGTCCCCGTCGCTCATCAATCCCGGCTATTTCCATCCATAA
- a CDS encoding IclR family transcriptional regulator, translating into MLTTNLQRGLAMLDLLCRAQDGLPMFKMADPLGIPRSTAHRVLAELSEAGFVTQENEQAPYRLTLKLAQMGMSYLNVAGVTNVIQPVLHRLAAETKELARMSIVDGKRLVWVSKVQGSRTGLRYDANAEPGEEVVLFSSATGHAWLATLPENEALEIVMRQGFDPENRGPNAPKSATELLELLAKVRRKGYALVHETNEHGISAVAAPVWNKPANRVVGVVTIAGPTSRMDPEKIEAIAQQVLASADELSKVSFGLVR; encoded by the coding sequence GTGTTAACAACCAATCTTCAACGCGGCTTGGCAATGCTCGACCTGCTTTGCCGTGCCCAGGATGGCCTGCCGATGTTCAAGATGGCAGACCCGCTGGGAATTCCGCGAAGCACCGCGCACCGCGTGCTGGCTGAGCTGAGTGAAGCAGGCTTTGTCACGCAGGAAAACGAACAGGCACCGTATCGGCTGACGCTGAAACTCGCCCAGATGGGCATGAGCTATCTCAATGTTGCCGGGGTCACCAACGTGATCCAGCCTGTGCTCCATCGGCTAGCGGCCGAAACGAAGGAACTCGCGCGGATGAGCATCGTCGACGGCAAGCGCTTGGTGTGGGTGTCAAAGGTTCAGGGTTCGCGCACCGGGCTGCGCTACGACGCGAATGCAGAGCCAGGCGAAGAGGTTGTCCTGTTCTCCAGTGCAACCGGCCATGCGTGGCTGGCCACCTTGCCGGAAAACGAAGCATTGGAAATCGTGATGCGCCAGGGGTTCGACCCAGAAAACCGCGGACCCAATGCACCGAAGTCAGCTACCGAATTGCTAGAGCTGCTGGCCAAAGTGCGCCGCAAAGGGTATGCCCTTGTCCACGAAACCAATGAACACGGCATTTCGGCAGTAGCTGCCCCGGTGTGGAACAAGCCGGCCAACCGGGTCGTCGGTGTCGTCACCATCGCAGGCCCGACATCTCGCATGGATCCCGAGAAAATCGAGGCAATCGCGCAACAAGTCCTAGCCTCTGCTGATGAGCTGTCAAAGGTGAGTTTTGGCCTAGTGCGTTAG
- a CDS encoding LysR family transcriptional regulator, producing the protein MANLALAAASRRIRDLEEGTGDALFERHARGMVPTAAGRVFVSHGVALLQSMDQLGTELADLRQGIARHVPLTASSPANSQFLRLYWLTFREPDEVAGTLRLAAATRS; encoded by the coding sequence CTGGCCAACCTCGCCTTAGCCGCCGCAAGTAGACGCATTCGCGACCTAGAAGAGGGAACTGGCGATGCTCTCTTTGAACGTCATGCACGTGGCATGGTCCCGACCGCGGCAGGGCGAGTGTTCGTAAGTCATGGGGTCGCCCTTTTGCAGTCGATGGATCAGCTTGGAACCGAACTCGCAGATCTGCGACAAGGCATTGCACGTCACGTTCCCCTCACCGCGAGTTCACCAGCTAATAGCCAGTTTCTGCGCCTCTATTGGCTGACGTTCCGCGAACCCGACGAGGTGGCGGGAACTTTACGGCTCGCGGCAGCTACACGCTCTTAG
- a CDS encoding DUF3363 domain-containing protein: MAGNEEDRFRVKPAAQKSRGGPRSQRFVSQVLKQVSKTGARPSGKSLGRPANTFGRGRVAASMAGQRLGPNARRVVVKSRYVALRRASPNSVAVHLRYIERDGVTRDGQKGQAYGADTDAADIKAFQERGQNDRHQFRFIVSTEDGLELKDLMGFTRQLMRRMEIDLETRLDWVAVDHWDTDNPHTHIVLNGHTGGPASGREDLVIAPDYMAHGMRLRASEIATEWLGPRTEAEISQSLLREVDQQRLTSLDRALIRQAGADGIDLTGNPQDRPRQNALRARLQRLERMCLAERMNANRWKLQPGMAATLDAMGQREDALETVRRALNGQRRECVIDERRISPIIGRIAGKGLADELHDRSYLVVDGIDGRAHYLKLPAGTDLAALPVHGIVEARPPGQEKPVDRHIADVARDGLYKTVDHVAQLKQASDNDPQSTVDAHVSRLEALRRAGIVERIADGVWKVPPDLLQKARQHDAQKSSGLAIELRSHLPIDQQVRAIGATWLDKQLVGDASTVSGQGFGAQVRDAIRARVDFLATKGLAEWHGQRAVPANNLLAALRDRELTAAGKALEQQTGQTYRPLQDSEHATGIYRRSILLASGRFAMLDNGMGFRLVPWRPVVEQKLGQQVSAVVRGQSVTWQLARTRAIGL, translated from the coding sequence ATGGCTGGCAATGAAGAGGATCGCTTTCGCGTCAAGCCCGCGGCGCAGAAGTCGCGCGGTGGACCGCGCTCGCAGCGCTTCGTTTCGCAGGTGCTCAAGCAGGTGTCGAAGACCGGGGCAAGGCCGTCGGGCAAGAGCCTTGGTAGACCCGCCAACACATTTGGACGCGGCCGCGTCGCTGCCTCCATGGCCGGCCAGCGCCTGGGGCCGAACGCGCGGCGAGTAGTCGTCAAATCCCGCTACGTCGCACTCCGACGCGCCAGTCCGAACTCTGTGGCCGTGCACCTGCGCTACATCGAGCGCGACGGCGTTACACGCGATGGGCAGAAGGGCCAGGCCTACGGCGCTGACACCGATGCGGCCGACATCAAGGCCTTTCAGGAGCGGGGGCAGAACGACCGCCATCAGTTCCGCTTCATCGTCTCGACCGAGGATGGGTTGGAACTGAAAGACCTGATGGGCTTCACCCGCCAGCTGATGCGCCGCATGGAGATCGACCTGGAGACCCGACTGGACTGGGTGGCCGTAGACCATTGGGACACAGACAATCCGCACACCCACATCGTGTTGAATGGCCATACGGGCGGGCCTGCCAGCGGCAGGGAAGATCTCGTGATCGCCCCCGACTACATGGCCCACGGCATGCGCCTACGCGCCAGCGAAATCGCCACCGAATGGCTGGGGCCGCGCACCGAGGCGGAGATCTCTCAGAGCCTGCTGCGGGAGGTCGACCAGCAGCGGCTTACCAGCCTGGACCGGGCGCTGATCCGGCAAGCTGGCGCCGATGGCATCGACCTGACGGGCAACCCGCAAGACCGGCCGCGTCAGAACGCACTGCGGGCACGGCTGCAGCGGCTCGAACGCATGTGCCTGGCCGAAAGGATGAATGCGAATCGGTGGAAGCTCCAGCCAGGGATGGCCGCCACACTTGACGCCATGGGCCAGCGCGAAGATGCGCTGGAGACGGTGCGCCGTGCGCTCAATGGGCAGCGGCGAGAGTGCGTGATCGACGAGCGGCGAATTTCCCCCATCATTGGCCGGATCGCGGGCAAGGGTCTGGCCGACGAACTGCATGACCGCAGCTACTTGGTGGTCGATGGCATTGACGGGCGGGCGCACTACCTGAAGCTGCCAGCCGGCACCGACCTCGCAGCACTGCCCGTGCACGGCATCGTGGAGGCGCGGCCGCCTGGGCAGGAGAAGCCTGTGGACCGCCACATCGCAGACGTCGCGCGAGATGGTCTTTACAAAACCGTCGACCACGTAGCGCAACTGAAGCAAGCCAGCGACAACGACCCGCAATCCACTGTCGATGCGCACGTGAGCCGGCTCGAAGCGCTGCGCCGCGCTGGCATCGTGGAGCGCATCGCCGATGGCGTTTGGAAGGTACCGCCGGATCTGCTGCAGAAGGCCAGGCAACATGATGCTCAGAAGTCTTCCGGACTCGCGATCGAGCTGCGATCGCATCTGCCGATCGATCAACAGGTACGCGCCATCGGCGCCACTTGGCTGGACAAGCAGTTGGTAGGCGATGCTTCGACTGTGTCCGGCCAAGGCTTTGGGGCTCAAGTGCGTGATGCGATACGCGCCCGTGTCGACTTTCTCGCTACGAAGGGACTTGCCGAATGGCATGGCCAGCGCGCGGTTCCCGCGAACAACCTGCTTGCGGCTCTGCGCGACCGAGAGCTGACAGCGGCCGGCAAAGCGCTGGAGCAGCAGACCGGACAAACCTACCGCCCGCTGCAGGATAGCGAGCACGCAACCGGCATCTACCGCCGCTCGATCCTGCTGGCCAGCGGCCGATTTGCGATGCTGGATAACGGCATGGGTTTCCGCCTTGTGCCGTGGCGGCCTGTGGTCGAACAGAAGCTTGGACAGCAAGTGTCTGCCGTTGTGCGCGGTCAGTCGGTCACATGGCAACTTGCCCGAACGCGCGCGATTGGTCTGTGA
- a CDS encoding S26 family signal peptidase produces the protein MSRRSLFAGMGIGLAALCAPAFMPMSARGNVFVVYNPTDSVPRGWYRIGSIDNAASLHVGSIVLARLPADVASFAGQRGYLPNGVPILKRIGAVAPQSVCVHEHRVHIDGSVVATARMHDGAHRPLQSWSQCRRLSDGELFLLTDTNPASFDSRYFGPIAASAVLGIARPLWTWSAP, from the coding sequence ATGAGCCGGCGTTCGCTCTTCGCCGGCATGGGCATTGGCCTGGCTGCGCTGTGCGCGCCGGCATTCATGCCGATGTCGGCGCGTGGGAATGTGTTCGTGGTCTACAACCCGACGGACAGCGTGCCTCGCGGCTGGTACCGAATCGGTAGCATCGACAACGCGGCCTCGCTGCACGTCGGCAGCATCGTGCTGGCTCGGCTTCCCGCTGACGTGGCCTCGTTCGCGGGACAGCGCGGCTACCTTCCGAACGGCGTGCCGATTCTCAAGCGCATCGGCGCCGTTGCGCCGCAATCAGTGTGCGTTCACGAGCATCGCGTGCACATCGACGGCTCAGTGGTGGCAACCGCTCGGATGCATGACGGTGCGCACCGGCCGCTGCAATCCTGGTCACAATGCCGTCGCCTTTCCGATGGCGAACTGTTCTTGCTCACCGACACGAACCCGGCGTCGTTCGACAGCCGTTACTTCGGCCCCATCGCCGCGTCCGCCGTCCTGGGCATCGCGCGCCCACTGTGGACCTGGAGCGCGCCATGA
- a CDS encoding DUF2840 domain-containing protein, translating to MRVSLAFVEHRVNVWLRFGQPVRETVVDRWRRVATFEPNAVCCRVKWIGNDYGTALWQLMVVQAPMPFDSAQRIAGVTPGAHILLRADGEHQVKPVLEVIDAIEALGIEPAAVAATYWRTVGNRLAARQSLPDYSTERHAAHLARGALR from the coding sequence ATGCGGGTCTCGCTCGCCTTCGTCGAGCATCGCGTCAACGTCTGGCTGCGCTTCGGACAGCCGGTTCGCGAGACGGTGGTGGACCGCTGGCGGCGCGTGGCGACTTTCGAGCCCAACGCAGTCTGCTGCCGCGTGAAGTGGATCGGCAATGACTACGGCACGGCGCTCTGGCAACTCATGGTGGTGCAGGCGCCGATGCCGTTCGATAGCGCGCAACGCATCGCCGGCGTAACGCCCGGCGCGCACATCCTGCTGCGCGCCGATGGCGAGCACCAAGTCAAGCCGGTGCTCGAAGTGATCGACGCCATCGAAGCGCTGGGCATCGAACCGGCCGCAGTTGCCGCCACGTACTGGCGCACGGTTGGAAACCGGCTGGCAGCACGCCAGTCGCTGCCGGACTACAGCACCGAGCGGCATGCGGCGCATCTTGCGCGAGGAGCGTTGAGATGA
- a CDS encoding ribbon-helix-helix protein, whose product MTVSASSATPKRSEIGRKPAVDPASTWVRRADALEVAVRASIYTARLTIDVTPALRGRIKIIAFERGVTAAEMLRELLEREYGRGQP is encoded by the coding sequence ATGACGGTATCAGCGTCATCTGCAACGCCGAAGCGCTCCGAAATCGGCCGCAAGCCGGCCGTCGATCCGGCATCGACCTGGGTGCGCCGGGCCGACGCACTAGAGGTCGCCGTGAGGGCGTCGATCTACACCGCGCGCCTCACCATTGACGTGACGCCCGCGCTGCGGGGGCGTATCAAGATAATCGCCTTTGAACGCGGTGTGACTGCGGCCGAGATGCTACGGGAGCTGCTGGAGCGCGAGTATGGCAGAGGACAGCCATGA
- the parA gene encoding ParA family partition ATPase produces the protein MEVTRARNETAQKAGSASLDAVRTAENRLSGRQDRPGKVIALLNQKGGAGKTTLATHLAGELAMAGSRVTLLDADPQGSALDWAQRRMQNGQGRLYGVFGLARDSLHQEAPQIALEADFVVIDGPPRVAALARSALLAADLVLIPVQPSAYDVWASHEMVTLIAEARVFRPQLRAAFVINRRVVGTVIGREARAALIDQPFAALQIEVSQRIVFADSVAAGRLACEAAPKCAAAREIAALAQAVQEMLR, from the coding sequence ATGGAAGTCACGCGCGCGCGAAACGAAACTGCTCAAAAGGCGGGCAGTGCCTCGCTGGATGCAGTCCGAACAGCCGAAAACCGCTTGTCAGGAAGACAAGACCGACCTGGCAAGGTGATCGCATTGCTGAATCAGAAAGGCGGTGCGGGCAAGACCACGCTTGCCACGCATCTGGCGGGCGAGCTGGCGATGGCGGGAAGCCGCGTGACGCTGCTCGACGCCGATCCGCAGGGCTCTGCGCTCGACTGGGCGCAACGGCGGATGCAGAACGGTCAGGGACGGCTCTACGGTGTGTTCGGGTTGGCGAGGGACTCGCTGCATCAGGAAGCGCCCCAGATCGCCCTGGAGGCGGACTTCGTCGTGATCGACGGCCCGCCACGGGTCGCGGCCCTCGCGCGCTCCGCGCTGCTGGCCGCCGACCTGGTGCTGATTCCGGTTCAGCCCAGCGCGTACGATGTGTGGGCCAGCCATGAGATGGTGACGCTCATAGCCGAGGCCCGGGTATTCAGGCCGCAGCTTCGCGCGGCCTTCGTCATCAACCGGCGCGTGGTCGGCACGGTGATCGGCCGCGAAGCACGCGCCGCGCTGATCGACCAGCCGTTTGCCGCGCTGCAGATCGAAGTCTCGCAGCGCATCGTGTTCGCCGACAGCGTGGCTGCCGGGCGGCTGGCATGCGAAGCCGCGCCGAAGTGCGCGGCCGCGCGCGAGATCGCGGCACTGGCGCAAGCAGTGCAGGAGATGCTGCGATGA
- a CDS encoding helix-turn-helix transcriptional regulator, translating into MTAGSSLSSRPAAAAAPQPAAVPPAPANSEFLTTDEAGAFLRLSPRTLEKQRVLGGGPRFRKFGARVVYAAADLRAWADSRAYDMTSDPGYVQRDSVR; encoded by the coding sequence ATGACAGCTGGCAGTTCTCTCTCTTCCCGCCCGGCCGCTGCGGCTGCGCCGCAGCCTGCTGCGGTGCCGCCTGCGCCGGCCAATTCCGAGTTTCTGACCACCGACGAAGCCGGTGCCTTCCTGCGGTTGTCACCGCGTACGCTGGAGAAGCAGCGCGTACTGGGCGGTGGTCCTCGGTTCCGCAAGTTCGGCGCACGCGTCGTGTACGCGGCCGCCGACCTGCGTGCCTGGGCCGACAGCCGCGCTTACGACATGACCTCGGACCCCGGCTACGTGCAGCGCGACTCCGTGCGCTGA
- a CDS encoding DNA -binding domain-containing protein, producing MDGHCAHPLWLSSSDGLLHVRAARAHDAAACLFDLWRIPGRKRLALDGPDLSMTVDLSAQRMRLSLSGALADGTAYASAVPLTPRLRGQLDAFNAQAQALEGHTPQVNPARSVTRAALLHLRALHALDAAQAGASHRDIAQALFGLEAVVLRWHEDGELRAQVRHLLRRAEAFMNGGYLAMAGVLPLPAKHPGDEPVP from the coding sequence TTGGACGGCCACTGTGCGCATCCGCTGTGGCTGTCGTCCTCTGACGGGTTGCTGCATGTGCGTGCTGCGCGCGCGCACGATGCAGCTGCCTGCCTATTCGATCTGTGGCGAATCCCCGGCCGCAAGCGCTTGGCGCTTGACGGTCCCGACTTGTCGATGACAGTCGATCTCAGTGCCCAGCGCATGCGCTTGTCGCTGTCGGGTGCTCTTGCTGACGGCACCGCTTACGCGAGTGCCGTTCCGCTGACGCCGCGCCTGCGCGGCCAGCTCGACGCCTTCAATGCGCAGGCGCAGGCCTTGGAAGGCCATACGCCGCAGGTGAATCCCGCACGATCAGTGACTCGGGCCGCGCTTCTGCACCTGCGCGCTTTGCACGCGCTCGATGCCGCGCAGGCGGGCGCGTCACATCGTGACATCGCCCAAGCCTTGTTCGGTCTCGAAGCCGTCGTTCTGCGATGGCATGAGGATGGAGAGCTGCGCGCGCAGGTACGGCACCTTCTGCGGCGTGCAGAGGCATTCATGAACGGCGGCTACCTAGCCATGGCCGGTGTGCTGCCTCTCCCAGCGAAGCACCCCGGAGACGAACCGGTGCCCTGA
- a CDS encoding transcriptional regulator domain-containing protein has product MVAPKATLLLLSCGRVPPKEDSMSKPDSEDLPYAPWGVSAAYLYVLDLDDSGVAWEYLRRHPDYRSDWARRKRVVSFARWGLRCRRRSRLGRPLCASAVAVVL; this is encoded by the coding sequence ATGGTCGCCCCAAAGGCGACTCTGCTTCTTCTCTCCTGTGGCAGGGTTCCTCCAAAGGAGGACTCCATGTCGAAACCCGATTCCGAAGACCTACCCTATGCGCCGTGGGGCGTGTCGGCCGCCTACCTCTACGTGCTGGACCTGGACGACTCGGGCGTTGCCTGGGAGTACTTGCGTCGTCATCCGGACTACCGCTCAGATTGGGCGCGCCGGAAGCGCGTGGTGTCGTTTGCCCGCTGGGGGTTGCGATGTCGCCGAAGATCCCGACTTGGACGGCCACTGTGCGCATCCGCTGTGGCTGTCGTCCTCTGA
- a CDS encoding DUF2958 domain-containing protein: MSFLTDEQRSQMLANGAARARGERLDPLPVVKLYALDAGAAWLLTELDAGGDKAYGLCDAGTGSPELGHVSLSALEGVRGPRGMPIVADPHFKPRQTLTAYLADAQRDGSIND, encoded by the coding sequence ATGTCATTTCTCACAGACGAGCAGCGGAGCCAGATGCTGGCCAACGGTGCCGCGCGGGCGCGGGGGGAAAGGCTTGACCCCCTACCCGTCGTCAAGCTCTACGCACTGGACGCCGGTGCGGCCTGGCTGCTGACCGAGCTGGACGCCGGTGGGGACAAGGCCTACGGCCTGTGCGACGCCGGCACCGGCAGTCCTGAGCTGGGGCACGTCAGCCTCTCGGCCCTCGAAGGCGTGCGCGGGCCGCGGGGCATGCCCATCGTGGCCGATCCGCACTTCAAGCCTCGCCAAACGCTTACGGCTTACCTGGCCGACGCACAGCGCGACGGTTCGATCAACGACTAG
- a CDS encoding helix-turn-helix domain-containing protein: protein MQKQGIQRGRPTGATTFEAVPARAFGEAVRSLRTEDGIAQETLAHLAGIERSHMGKIERGEHMPTLAMILRIARALGRSAGELMLETEARLATDENK from the coding sequence ATGCAGAAGCAAGGAATACAGCGCGGTCGGCCGACCGGCGCAACAACGTTTGAGGCGGTCCCCGCACGGGCCTTTGGCGAAGCTGTCCGCAGCCTGCGCACCGAGGACGGAATCGCCCAGGAAACCCTGGCCCACCTGGCCGGCATCGAGCGCTCGCACATGGGAAAGATTGAGCGAGGCGAACACATGCCCACCTTGGCCATGATCTTGAGGATCGCCCGCGCGCTGGGCCGCAGCGCGGGCGAACTGATGCTGGAAACCGAGGCCCGCCTCGCCACGGACGAGAATAAATAG
- a CDS encoding DUF2958 domain-containing protein, which yields MTKLIADEQLVQLLANGRQSLGQENFDPAPVVKLFTPDAGATWLLTEIDPDDHDHAFGLCDLGLGFPELGWVSLAEIAAVRGRLGLPVERDLHFQAQKRLSVYAREARSAGRIVA from the coding sequence GTGACGAAACTCATCGCTGACGAACAACTTGTGCAGCTGCTGGCCAACGGCCGCCAGTCCCTCGGGCAAGAAAACTTCGACCCCGCTCCCGTGGTCAAGTTGTTCACCCCTGACGCCGGCGCGACCTGGCTACTGACAGAGATCGATCCCGACGATCACGACCACGCATTCGGGCTGTGCGACCTGGGCTTGGGTTTCCCTGAGTTGGGTTGGGTCAGCTTGGCAGAGATCGCCGCAGTGCGCGGCCGGCTGGGGCTTCCTGTGGAACGGGACCTTCACTTCCAAGCGCAGAAGCGTCTGAGTGTGTACGCGCGTGAGGCTCGATCGGCCGGGCGCATCGTGGCGTAG